CTGCGGTCATGGCATCGTTGCTGGTCACCGCCCGAATGGCCACGCAATGGGCAAACGTTCTTTTGTCTCCCATGACACCCACGCTTTTGATGGGTAACAGCACGGCAAACGACTGCCATAATTTGCGGTAAAGACCGGCTTTCCGGATTTCTTCCAACAAAATTACATCGGTCTGTCTTAATATATCCAGGCGCTTTGCGGTGATTTCGCCCATGATGCGGATGGCCAGTCCGGGACCGGGAAAAGGCTGGCGCCAGACCAGGTCTTCATGAATGCCCAAAGCCAGGCCCAGTTTTCTGACCTCATCCTTGAACAGCAGCTGCAGCGGTTCGATAAGTTTGAGTTGCATTTTTTCCGGCAGCCCTCCCACATTGTGATGGGATTTAATAATGGACGTAGGGCCTCCAAAAGCGGACTTGGATTCAATGATATCCGGATACAGGGTGCCTTGTCCCAGAAATGCGGCCCCCGGAATTTTGCGGGCCTCGGCTTCAAAGACCTTGATAAATTCATTGCCGATAATTTTTCGTTTGGTTTCCGGATCCGTGACCCCTTTGAGGGCATCCAGAAACGTTTGTGCCGCATCCACAAACCGGATATTCATGTCCAGGTTGTTGCCGAGCCGTTTTTCCAGCTGGGTTTTTTCATTGTGCCGCAACAGGCCGTTGTCCACAAAAATACAGTGCAGGTTTTTACCGATGGCTTTGTGGATCAGGGTGGCGGCCACGGATGAATCTACCCCGCCAGAAAGCCCCATGATCATTTTTTTGTCTTTAACCGCATCTTTGATCTGTTCAATGGCTCCTTCTGAAAAAGAGTCCATGGTCCAGTTTTTTTCACATCTGCAGACATCAAACAAAAAATGTTTGATCATCAATGATC
Above is a window of Desulfotignum balticum DSM 7044 DNA encoding:
- the guaA gene encoding glutamine-hydrolyzing GMP synthase, with product MIVVIDFGSQFNQLIARRVREHNVYCQVEPANIPIDRIKALNPKGIILSGGPSSIYEKDSPAVDKSLFDLGVPVLGICYGMHSMIHALGGEIRRAKKREYGFARLQIKSDSLLFKDMPSEFQCWMSHGDSAGTLPEGFKVTAATENTPIAAVAHPEKQFYGLQFHPEVEHSINGSLMIKHFLFDVCRCEKNWTMDSFSEGAIEQIKDAVKDKKMIMGLSGGVDSSVAATLIHKAIGKNLHCIFVDNGLLRHNEKTQLEKRLGNNLDMNIRFVDAAQTFLDALKGVTDPETKRKIIGNEFIKVFEAEARKIPGAAFLGQGTLYPDIIESKSAFGGPTSIIKSHHNVGGLPEKMQLKLIEPLQLLFKDEVRKLGLALGIHEDLVWRQPFPGPGLAIRIMGEITAKRLDILRQTDVILLEEIRKAGLYRKLWQSFAVLLPIKSVGVMGDKRTFAHCVAIRAVTSNDAMTADWARLPHDLLGKISNRMINEVEDINRVVYDITSKPPGTIEWE